In the Nitrospirota bacterium genome, AAACAATTTTGGTTTGAAGTGGAGGTCAAAGAGGATCCTGAGAATTTAAGAAGGAAAATTCTGTTTTTATATGATGTGACTGAAGTGTATGGACTAAGAAAACTCCTTAAAGGTAAAGCCGGTTTTCAGGATATGACAGGAAAAAGCTCTGTCATGGGAAAAGTGTTTACCCAAATCAGAAATATTGCCGATGTTTACTGGACAGTACTTATCGAGGGTGAAACAGGAACCGGTAAAGAACTGGTAGCCCGTGCCATTCATTCCCTTGGGAATCGTAAAGACAAACCGTTTATAGCGCTAAATTGTGCAGGATTAACTGAATCATTGCTCACCAGCCAATTATTTGGCCATCGCAAGGGTGCTTTCACAGGTGCGGTGTCCGACCACAAGGGGTTTTTTGAAACTGCAGAGGGTGGCACGGTTTTTCTTGATGAGATTGGCGATGTCCCTCTAAATGTGCAGGCTAATCTGCTGCGTTTTCTGGAATCACATGAAATAACGGTAGTTGGCGAATCTGTATCAAAAACTGTGGATGTAAGGGTAATCACTGCTACAAATAAAAGTCTTTCGGATGAGGTTAAAAAGGGAAACTTCAGAGCAGATCTGTTATATCGAATCCGTGTTGCCCGCATAACTTTGCCGCCCCTTAGGGAACGAAGAGAGGATATACCTCTTTTAGCAAGCCGGTTTCTGTCTGAAGCGGAGGCTTTTTCCGGTAAAAAAATTACTGATATAAGCACTGAGGTAATGGCATTATTTTTAAATTATTCATGGCCTGGAAATGTGAGAGAGCTACGCAGCGCTATAGAGTTTGCCGTTATACATAGCAAGAGCTCCGTTATTATCCCGAATGACTTACCACCTGAAATTGCTGATTCCGATGAGAGTGTATCGTCTTTGGCACTTGATAGCATAGAAGATGAGCGCGAGAGATTTTTAGAAGCTCTGAGGCTCTCTCATGGTAATCGCGCTAAAGCAGCCCGCTCTCTTGGAATTAGCAGAGCTACCTTTTACCGGCATCTTTACCGCTTAAAACTATAAAATGAGTCATTGTGTCTCATGTGATACATTTTTGAGACATTTTTTGTGTTTCATTCCTGTGATTTGAACGAACTTACTCTTACAAAACCAGCAAAATAAGCTCTGGCATGGTATTTGCTCTATATTAAGTAGCATAAAGTTAA is a window encoding:
- a CDS encoding sigma 54-interacting transcriptional regulator; this translates as MNSDTVESCELIRKNRNDLLAILNQLRVGSIMLDENENMIFVSKLVLDIFGITDDEITGMPLDKLIRPNVKNYGELVSAISANKANNGKVILEADSPGGKQFWFEVEVKEDPENLRRKILFLYDVTEVYGLRKLLKGKAGFQDMTGKSSVMGKVFTQIRNIADVYWTVLIEGETGTGKELVARAIHSLGNRKDKPFIALNCAGLTESLLTSQLFGHRKGAFTGAVSDHKGFFETAEGGTVFLDEIGDVPLNVQANLLRFLESHEITVVGESVSKTVDVRVITATNKSLSDEVKKGNFRADLLYRIRVARITLPPLRERREDIPLLASRFLSEAEAFSGKKITDISTEVMALFLNYSWPGNVRELRSAIEFAVIHSKSSVIIPNDLPPEIADSDESVSSLALDSIEDERERFLEALRLSHGNRAKAARSLGISRATFYRHLYRLKL